One Candidatus Zixiibacteriota bacterium DNA window includes the following coding sequences:
- a CDS encoding histone deacetylase: MSITGLVYHPDYLKHETGIGHPENPSRLSFLMDHLEKKKYLPEMERMDPHNPSLEWVEKIHPREYIQMIEEFSRHAPSHLDADTVITSETYRVALLAAGGVLAGVDGVLEGKVRNAFCAVRPPGHHAEPNRGMGFCIFNNVAVGARYVQERYGLKKVLIVDWDAHHGNGTQKAFYSDPSVYYFSIHQYPFYPGTGRESEKGQGEGVGYTLNIPMFAGSGDLEYIEVFESILYPAALKFVPDFIFISAGFDGHKDDPLTNLNLTEKGFKRMTQVVKRLAEETCQERIVSVLEGGYNLKALASSVEAHLQVLMDKDQLENKESE; encoded by the coding sequence ATGTCAATTACTGGATTAGTATATCATCCGGATTATCTGAAGCACGAGACCGGGATAGGTCATCCGGAAAACCCTTCCCGGCTTTCCTTTCTGATGGACCACCTGGAGAAAAAAAAGTACCTTCCGGAGATGGAGCGTATGGATCCGCATAATCCCTCTCTGGAGTGGGTAGAGAAGATTCACCCGCGGGAATATATCCAGATGATAGAGGAGTTCTCCAGACATGCTCCCAGCCACCTGGATGCGGATACGGTTATCACCTCAGAGACTTACCGGGTTGCTCTTTTAGCTGCAGGAGGGGTTCTGGCAGGAGTAGATGGCGTGTTGGAGGGAAAAGTCAGAAACGCTTTCTGCGCGGTTCGTCCTCCGGGCCATCATGCAGAGCCAAACCGGGGTATGGGATTCTGCATTTTCAATAATGTGGCTGTGGGAGCAAGATACGTGCAGGAAAGATACGGCTTGAAAAAAGTGCTGATTGTGGACTGGGATGCGCATCACGGAAACGGCACTCAAAAAGCTTTCTACTCGGACCCCTCAGTTTATTATTTCAGCATTCACCAGTATCCTTTTTACCCCGGCACCGGTAGAGAAAGTGAAAAGGGGCAGGGGGAAGGGGTGGGGTACACCCTTAATATACCTATGTTTGCCGGGAGCGGTGATTTAGAGTATATCGAGGTTTTTGAGAGCATACTTTATCCGGCGGCTTTGAAATTCGTCCCGGATTTTATTTTCATCTCCGCAGGTTTTGACGGGCATAAGGATGATCCGCTGACCAATCTCAATCTGACAGAGAAAGGGTTTAAAAGGATGACCCAGGTGGTGAAAAGACTGGCTGAGGAAACCTGTCAGGAAAGGATAGTCTCAGTCCTGGAGGGCGGGTATAATCTCAAAGCCTTAGCTTCCTCAGTTGAGGCCCATCTTCAGGTTTTAATGGATAAAGATCAGCTTGAGAATAAAGAATCGGAATGA
- a CDS encoding M1 family metallopeptidase produces the protein MNGKLKPIKLFLLIFLFTVFPSQIRADYVPVASYKIDVRLDVKKKLISGQEKIYFLNTSTKNLDTLYLHLFPNAFFSDSTIFVKESGYIKELMKKEEYQGYLKIKAVRDERGEVSYRVNETVMSLSLPEPLKPGKEIELSCEFELKLPKISFRLGYDEDNFLLCEWFPKLAVLEQDGTWRNFPNHYMTEFFSDFGTYDVSITLPLKYVIDGTGYITAEKNNPDSTRTVVFHAEKVHDFAWAASGDFKVRKENIDGVEVVFLFLPGDLYRLPRWVKGAEATLKYCGSHFGKYPYNKLVIADSRIGLGAGAAESPMFITMPPDLPFTPETIRLDEWVIIHELVHQWWYGIVASNEAEEAWLDEGMTTYTTRKIMENEYGITGNIIDLWGVEISDENLTKFPYLASTKVDPIVKPSWEFASVASYGVNVYYKTSLVLDLLENLIGKEKMDRFLKEYYNQYQFKHPKTDDFIKLAEKVTDQNLDGFFRDWFYDTKICDYEVRRIKSEEKGDSKKEKLYETTVELRRNGDIIMPVDILIELENGEKIRQTWDGKEKWFKLKLETKAKIKSAVVDPDNKIALDLNVNNNGLSTKPHRWPDFKFFSDYLFWMESIVQWMVDFF, from the coding sequence ATGAACGGAAAATTAAAACCGATTAAGTTGTTCCTGTTAATTTTTCTCTTTACGGTTTTCCCTTCTCAAATCCGGGCAGACTATGTCCCGGTAGCTTCCTACAAGATCGACGTCCGGTTGGATGTTAAAAAGAAGTTAATCTCCGGGCAGGAGAAAATTTATTTTTTAAATACCTCCACCAAAAACCTTGATACCCTGTATCTCCACCTTTTTCCGAATGCCTTTTTCTCAGATTCGACCATTTTTGTCAAAGAAAGCGGATATATTAAGGAACTGATGAAGAAGGAAGAATATCAGGGGTATTTAAAGATAAAAGCAGTCAGGGATGAAAGAGGGGAAGTCAGCTACCGGGTGAATGAAACGGTGATGAGCCTATCCCTGCCTGAGCCTTTGAAACCGGGCAAAGAAATCGAGCTGTCTTGCGAATTTGAGCTGAAGTTACCGAAGATCAGCTTCCGCCTGGGGTATGATGAGGATAACTTTCTTCTGTGTGAATGGTTTCCCAAGCTGGCTGTGCTGGAGCAAGATGGCACCTGGAGAAATTTCCCCAACCATTATATGACCGAGTTCTTCTCGGATTTCGGGACCTATGATGTCTCAATCACTCTTCCTTTAAAGTATGTCATCGACGGGACAGGTTATATCACCGCTGAGAAGAATAATCCTGATTCCACAAGGACGGTAGTTTTTCACGCTGAGAAAGTGCATGATTTCGCCTGGGCTGCCTCTGGCGACTTTAAAGTCAGGAAAGAAAACATAGATGGGGTCGAGGTGGTTTTCCTTTTTCTGCCAGGAGATTTATATAGATTACCCAGATGGGTAAAGGGTGCTGAGGCGACTTTGAAATATTGTGGTTCACATTTTGGAAAATACCCCTACAATAAATTAGTCATAGCGGACAGTCGCATCGGTTTGGGAGCAGGAGCTGCGGAGTCCCCGATGTTCATTACCATGCCTCCGGATTTGCCTTTTACTCCAGAAACTATCAGGTTGGATGAATGGGTTATAATCCATGAGTTAGTTCATCAATGGTGGTACGGGATAGTGGCTTCAAACGAAGCTGAAGAAGCCTGGCTGGATGAGGGGATGACCACTTACACTACCCGAAAAATCATGGAAAACGAATATGGGATAACGGGCAATATCATTGACCTGTGGGGAGTCGAAATTTCTGATGAAAATCTGACTAAGTTCCCATATTTAGCTTCGACTAAAGTTGATCCCATTGTCAAGCCCTCCTGGGAGTTTGCAAGTGTTGCCTCCTATGGGGTCAACGTCTATTATAAGACTTCGCTGGTGCTGGACCTTCTGGAGAATCTGATTGGTAAGGAGAAAATGGATAGGTTTCTTAAGGAATATTATAATCAATACCAGTTCAAACATCCAAAAACAGATGATTTCATTAAATTGGCTGAAAAAGTGACAGACCAAAACTTAGATGGTTTCTTTAGAGATTGGTTTTACGATACTAAAATCTGCGATTACGAGGTAAGAAGGATAAAAAGCGAAGAAAAGGGTGATTCAAAAAAAGAGAAGCTATACGAGACTACCGTCGAGTTGAGAAGGAACGGGGACATAATCATGCCAGTAGATATTTTAATAGAATTAGAAAATGGAGAGAAGATCAGGCAGACCTGGGACGGAAAGGAAAAATGGTTTAAGCTAAAACTTGAGACCAAAGCCAAAATCAAGTCCGCTGTGGTTGATCCGGATAATAAAATAGCCCTGGATTTGAATGTGAACAACAACGGGCTCTCGACCAAGCCTCATCGCTGGCCGGATTTCAAGTTTTTTTCGGATTATCTGTTCTGGATGGAAAGTATTGTTCAGTGGATGGTGGATTTTTTTTGA
- a CDS encoding MBL fold metallo-hydrolase codes for MFKKVKLLILFWGILTLTLIFNPAQAQKTKGEGEKMENKEVTIRWFGHSCFMLSDSVKIVTDPFDKSVGYPVPNVSADFVLVSHEHFDHNNVSAISGKPEVIRGGQTKEAKGITFKAVKASHGNGRGDDFIWVWEFEGIRFAHFGDLGVDLTDSQYKEIGPVDVVFIPVGGYFTIDAEQAIKIINKMNPKVVFPMHYKTPVMGSEFPISTLEPFLKGKKNVVKVGKNSVRFSKDSLPKEMTVYVLEYK; via the coding sequence GTGTTCAAAAAAGTTAAACTTTTGATCCTGTTCTGGGGGATACTTACTTTAACCTTGATTTTCAATCCAGCTCAAGCTCAAAAAACTAAAGGGGAGGGAGAAAAAATGGAAAACAAAGAGGTTACTATCAGGTGGTTCGGGCATTCCTGCTTTATGCTTTCTGATTCTGTCAAGATTGTAACTGACCCGTTTGACAAATCCGTAGGTTATCCTGTGCCCAATGTCAGCGCGGATTTCGTTTTAGTTAGCCATGAGCATTTCGATCACAATAACGTCTCTGCCATAAGCGGAAAGCCTGAAGTCATAAGAGGCGGGCAGACGAAGGAAGCAAAAGGAATCACTTTCAAGGCAGTCAAAGCCTCTCACGGAAACGGCAGGGGTGATGATTTTATTTGGGTCTGGGAATTTGAAGGGATAAGATTTGCGCACTTTGGCGACTTAGGGGTTGACCTGACTGATTCCCAGTACAAAGAAATCGGACCTGTGGATGTGGTTTTCATACCAGTTGGTGGATACTTCACTATCGATGCAGAACAGGCTATCAAAATCATCAATAAAATGAATCCTAAAGTGGTTTTCCCAATGCATTACAAGACCCCGGTTATGGGTTCCGAATTTCCCATCTCCACGCTTGAGCCGTTCTTGAAAGGGAAAAAGAATGTGGTGAAGGTAGGGAAAAATTCAGTCAGATTTTCTAAAGATTCTCTGCCCAAAGAGATGACGGTTTATGTGCTGGAATATAAATAA
- a CDS encoding creatininase family protein, whose amino-acid sequence MVYRLENLNWMEFEKLVPKKIDTIILPVGTIEAHGVITLGTDVQIPQKIAEMIAEDLKAIIAPPVYYGVTRSLYHYPGSLTVTSQTFENYLYEIIDSMAEKGFSKIVVINGHGGHLNELKNAAFKVHKARKAKIAVVHWWILCEDITKQVYGVAGGHGAVDETAGILEIDKSLVRKELYKKGMAYKFDEALSVVPVPSSIILYKENEGYPDFDEKKAKIYMQKVAEKIKKMVLNVFKKWDELKM is encoded by the coding sequence ATGGTTTACAGGTTGGAAAATCTGAACTGGATGGAGTTTGAGAAGTTGGTTCCGAAAAAAATTGACACCATTATCCTGCCAGTAGGCACGATTGAGGCTCATGGTGTCATTACTTTAGGAACGGACGTGCAGATACCTCAAAAGATAGCGGAGATGATTGCAGAGGATTTAAAGGCAATTATTGCACCTCCGGTCTATTATGGTGTCACGCGAAGCCTTTATCATTATCCCGGCTCTTTGACTGTTACCTCCCAGACTTTTGAAAATTACCTTTATGAGATCATCGATTCGATGGCTGAAAAAGGTTTTTCAAAGATTGTTGTAATCAACGGGCACGGGGGACATCTGAATGAGTTGAAAAATGCGGCTTTTAAGGTTCATAAAGCCAGAAAAGCAAAAATTGCTGTGGTGCATTGGTGGATTTTGTGTGAAGATATAACCAAGCAAGTCTATGGCGTTGCCGGGGGACATGGAGCGGTGGATGAGACTGCCGGGATCCTGGAGATTGACAAAAGCTTGGTCAGGAAAGAACTGTATAAAAAAGGAATGGCTTATAAATTTGACGAAGCTCTCAGCGTAGTGCCTGTCCCATCCTCCATCATCCTGTATAAGGAAAATGAGGGGTATCCGGATTTCGATGAGAAAAAGGCGAAAATATATATGCAAAAAGTGGCGGAAAAGATTAAAAAAATGGTTTTGAATGTGTTTAAGAAATGGGATGAGCTGAAGATGTAA
- a CDS encoding AAA family ATPase, with product MYKPISITNFIGQKPIIYDLAVNYSAIERNTSLGHTLLTGPPGLGKTTLAKVIAKDLGNHFIFSTGTNLNKKSDIEAILFNLGLRDVWFIDEIHAFKKYQELLYSPMQDFHYEGRPLQRFT from the coding sequence ATGTATAAACCAATTTCAATAACTAATTTTATAGGTCAAAAACCGATAATTTATGATTTGGCCGTAAATTATTCAGCCATTGAACGGAACACTTCCTTAGGTCATACTCTTTTAACCGGTCCACCAGGATTGGGGAAAACTACTTTAGCAAAAGTAATCGCCAAAGATTTAGGCAATCATTTTATTTTTTCAACGGGGACAAACCTTAATAAAAAATCGGATATTGAGGCAATATTATTTAATCTAGGTTTAAGAGATGTTTGGTTTATTGACGAAATTCATGCCTTTAAAAAATATCAGGAATTGTTATATTCGCCTATGCAGGATTTTCATTATGAAGGTAGACCATTACAACGCTTTACATGA
- a CDS encoding insulinase family protein, protein MFKKRCLALSLVLVSFLFSFSFGQKGSGAAGKGKPLDSFKGMEKDITEYTLPNGLKFIILERHEAPVVSFCTYANVGSNNEVTGITGISHIFEHMAFKGTTDISTKDYEKEKIVMAKEDSLFNEILMERDKGDRADQDRLKKLQDEFSKTQDEAGKYVVSNQFGAIVEEAGGVGLNAFTSDDQTCYIYSFPSNKLELWMALESDRFIHPVLREFYKEKDVIMEERRLGIESSPFGKLFEEFMAAAFKSHPYHHQVIGHMSDLQSITRHQAQDYYKKYYIPNNLTIGIVGDVNPKEVIAFAQEYFGSIPRGEYPSPVRTVEPPQLGEKRIEVEDKSQPILLIGYHRPNTNNSEDPAFSAIADYLGGGRTSRLYKILVKEKKIAVQVGSIPAFPAEKYPTLIAFYAVPSKDHSNQECEDIIYQEIEKIKTDPISTEDLNAIKTRAKANFIRQLKSNMGMGIQLTSYQVISGDWRNLFKELDRINSLTPSDIQKAANEYLKKTNRTVGEIVTSK, encoded by the coding sequence ATGTTTAAGAAGAGGTGTCTTGCTCTAAGCTTAGTTTTAGTTTCGTTCTTATTCTCATTCTCATTCGGGCAAAAGGGGAGCGGAGCCGCAGGAAAGGGTAAACCCCTGGATTCTTTTAAGGGAATGGAAAAAGACATCACCGAGTACACCCTTCCCAATGGGTTAAAATTTATCATCTTAGAAAGGCACGAGGCTCCAGTGGTTTCCTTTTGCACCTATGCCAACGTAGGCTCGAATAACGAGGTTACCGGGATAACCGGAATATCCCACATTTTTGAACATATGGCTTTCAAAGGAACCACTGATATCAGTACAAAAGATTATGAAAAAGAAAAAATAGTGATGGCAAAAGAGGATTCCCTTTTCAATGAGATTTTAATGGAAAGGGACAAAGGGGACAGGGCAGATCAGGACCGGCTGAAAAAATTGCAGGATGAGTTTTCCAAAACCCAGGACGAGGCGGGAAAATACGTAGTGAGCAATCAATTCGGAGCAATAGTGGAGGAAGCAGGTGGAGTGGGACTGAACGCTTTTACCTCCGATGACCAGACCTGCTACATATATAGCTTTCCCTCCAACAAGTTAGAGCTATGGATGGCATTAGAGTCGGATCGATTCATACATCCGGTTTTGCGCGAATTTTATAAGGAAAAAGACGTGATAATGGAGGAGCGAAGACTGGGAATAGAGAGCAGTCCGTTCGGAAAACTGTTTGAAGAGTTTATGGCAGCAGCCTTTAAGTCACACCCCTACCACCACCAAGTAATCGGGCATATGTCTGACCTTCAATCGATCACTCGTCATCAAGCGCAGGATTATTACAAAAAATATTATATACCGAACAACCTCACCATCGGAATTGTGGGAGACGTTAATCCAAAAGAAGTAATAGCCTTTGCCCAGGAGTATTTCGGAAGCATTCCCAGGGGGGAATATCCTTCTCCGGTAAGAACCGTAGAGCCCCCGCAGTTAGGGGAGAAAAGGATAGAAGTCGAGGATAAGTCCCAGCCGATCCTGCTCATCGGGTATCACCGCCCCAACACCAACAATTCCGAAGATCCGGCTTTCTCAGCAATAGCTGATTACCTGGGTGGCGGTCGGACTTCGCGGCTTTATAAAATCCTGGTCAAGGAGAAAAAGATTGCGGTGCAGGTAGGGTCAATCCCGGCTTTTCCGGCAGAGAAATATCCTACCCTTATCGCCTTTTATGCGGTTCCTTCGAAGGACCATTCCAATCAGGAATGCGAGGATATAATCTACCAGGAAATAGAAAAGATAAAGACCGATCCTATTTCCACTGAAGATTTGAATGCTATCAAGACCAGGGCAAAAGCAAACTTCATAAGGCAGCTTAAATCCAATATGGGAATGGGGATTCAGCTTACCTCTTATCAGGTGATATCTGGAGACTGGAGAAACCTATTCAAAGAACTGGATCGGATAAACAGCCTCACCCCCTCGGATATTCAAAAAGCGGCGAATGAATATCTCAAGAAAACCAACCGGACAGTTGGTGAGATAGTCACTTCAAAATAA
- a CDS encoding insulinase family protein, with amino-acid sequence MKNFKYLFLVMFLILFVTSAGWTQKSYKDLKYPPLGELKIPEVKREVLPNGMIVFLAEDHQLPIVGLSAKIKTGSVFEPADKIGLASITGMVMRTGGAGSRTGDQIDDELEKLGASVETYIGGTEGGASMSVLKDDVDKGLSILADILLDPKFDQDKIDLAKVQQKSGISRRNDQVGQIADREFNKLIYGAQSPYARVPEYATIDNIEREDLIAFHKKYFHPNYTIIGVWGDFNTRDMLQKIKKAFAGWKPEKVEGLEFPKVDYQYHSSVNLVKKDDVNQANIYLGHIGGWMNDPDYPAISLMNNIFGGSFASRLFTKVRSEEGLAYHVGGSYNFDFAYPDAFYVLCQTKSESTVKAINLMIDEIRRLTQEEVTDEELNRAREYYLNSFAFKFDTKDKVVNRLMTYEYYGFPLDFTQTTRDRIEKVTKADILRAAKSHLRPDQLVILAVGKSQDFDQPLSVLGKVDTIDITIPEAAPQAKEKTPEATPASLAKGKETFDKVITACGGKKSFSAIKSAVIKTETSVSTPQGDVQISVTSSQIFPNKVVQEMNTPGGVFTVVFDGEKGWFVGPQGSQDLPESQVKETKGELFRSFTNLFQAENLKIQDLGEEESEGKKLDLLLISDPSRNELKVYIDPASYLPVKISYRGQGMMGPSNFEEVLSDFREVSGVKLPFDQVISVEGKKYAETKVLEMNLNAPVDPNLFIKK; translated from the coding sequence ATGAAAAACTTTAAGTACCTTTTTCTGGTGATGTTTCTGATTTTGTTTGTCACCTCCGCAGGTTGGACACAGAAAAGTTATAAAGATTTGAAATATCCTCCCTTAGGCGAGCTGAAGATCCCGGAGGTGAAAAGGGAGGTCCTTCCCAACGGTATGATAGTCTTTTTGGCAGAAGACCATCAGCTTCCCATTGTGGGGTTATCTGCTAAAATCAAGACCGGCTCAGTATTTGAGCCGGCAGACAAAATAGGTCTTGCCAGTATCACCGGAATGGTTATGAGAACAGGCGGAGCGGGTAGCAGGACCGGGGACCAGATAGACGATGAGTTAGAGAAACTGGGCGCATCAGTGGAGACCTATATCGGAGGAACAGAAGGTGGCGCCTCGATGTCAGTCCTGAAAGATGATGTTGACAAGGGGCTTTCCATCTTAGCTGACATCCTGTTGGACCCGAAATTCGACCAGGACAAGATCGATCTGGCAAAGGTCCAGCAGAAAAGTGGTATCTCCCGCCGGAACGATCAGGTGGGACAGATCGCTGACCGTGAGTTCAATAAGCTTATTTATGGAGCTCAAAGCCCTTATGCGCGCGTTCCAGAATATGCCACCATCGACAACATCGAACGCGAGGACCTGATCGCATTCCATAAGAAATATTTTCATCCCAATTATACTATCATAGGGGTGTGGGGAGATTTCAATACCAGGGATATGCTGCAGAAGATAAAAAAAGCCTTTGCCGGCTGGAAGCCGGAAAAGGTCGAGGGGTTGGAATTTCCAAAAGTAGATTACCAATATCACTCCTCAGTTAATCTGGTAAAAAAAGATGACGTCAACCAGGCAAATATCTATCTGGGTCATATTGGCGGGTGGATGAATGATCCGGATTACCCCGCTATTAGTCTGATGAACAACATCTTTGGCGGCAGCTTTGCCTCCCGCCTTTTCACAAAGGTTCGTTCCGAGGAAGGACTGGCTTACCATGTAGGAGGTTCTTACAACTTCGATTTCGCTTATCCGGACGCTTTTTACGTTCTCTGTCAAACCAAATCCGAGTCAACAGTGAAAGCCATAAATTTGATGATCGATGAGATCAGGAGGCTCACTCAGGAAGAGGTTACTGACGAGGAGCTGAATAGAGCCAGGGAGTATTACCTTAATTCCTTTGCCTTCAAGTTCGATACCAAGGATAAGGTGGTCAACCGTCTTATGACCTATGAATACTACGGCTTCCCTCTGGATTTTACCCAGACTACCAGAGACCGGATAGAGAAGGTCACCAAGGCGGATATACTCAGAGCAGCCAAATCACATCTCCGTCCGGATCAGTTAGTGATATTAGCCGTAGGGAAAAGCCAGGATTTCGACCAGCCTCTTTCAGTCCTGGGTAAAGTGGATACCATAGATATCACTATCCCTGAAGCCGCACCTCAGGCAAAGGAGAAGACTCCAGAAGCCACTCCCGCCTCTTTAGCCAAAGGAAAAGAGACTTTCGACAAAGTAATTACCGCCTGCGGCGGGAAAAAGAGCTTTTCAGCCATCAAGAGCGCAGTGATAAAGACAGAGACCAGCGTTTCGACTCCCCAGGGTGATGTTCAGATTTCAGTTACTTCCAGCCAGATCTTCCCGAATAAGGTAGTGCAGGAGATGAACACCCCGGGTGGGGTTTTCACTGTGGTTTTCGATGGGGAAAAAGGCTGGTTTGTGGGTCCTCAGGGCTCGCAGGATTTACCGGAGTCTCAGGTGAAAGAAACCAAGGGTGAACTTTTCCGCTCTTTCACCAATCTTTTTCAGGCAGAGAACTTAAAGATTCAGGATTTAGGCGAGGAAGAATCTGAAGGGAAAAAACTGGACCTTCTTTTGATCTCCGATCCTTCCAGAAATGAATTGAAGGTGTACATAGACCCGGCATCTTATCTTCCGGTCAAGATCTCCTACCGGGGGCAGGGGATGATGGGTCCATCCAACTTCGAGGAAGTCCTGTCTGATTTCAGGGAGGTCTCAGGAGTGAAACTTCCCTTTGACCAGGTGATCAGCGTTGAGGGAAAGAAATATGCGGAGACCAAGGTTTTGGAGATGAACCTGAATGCGCCGGTGGATCCGAATTTGTTTATCAAGAAGTAG
- a CDS encoding four helix bundle protein has protein sequence MDIEELDVFKLSHALVLEIYRLTNKFPNREIFNLTIQMRRAASSVPMNMVEGANRKTGGEYKHFLGMAKGSASEVKYQLLLAKDLGYVKSEEAEKLRGEYNRVLQMLTKLIKSL, from the coding sequence GTGGACATTGAAGAACTGGATGTTTTTAAGCTTTCACATGCTCTTGTTTTAGAAATATATAGGTTGACTAATAAATTCCCTAACAGGGAAATATTCAATTTAACCATTCAGATGAGAAGGGCTGCTTCTTCTGTCCCGATGAATATGGTTGAGGGTGCCAATCGAAAAACAGGGGGAGAGTACAAACATTTTCTTGGAATGGCTAAGGGGTCTGCCAGCGAAGTCAAGTATCAACTTCTTTTAGCAAAAGACCTGGGATATGTTAAGAGCGAAGAAGCGGAAAAGCTGCGAGGAGAATACAACAGAGTTCTTCAGATGTTGACCAAGCTTATTAAGTCGCTATAA
- a CDS encoding nitroreductase family protein, translated as MTVFEAIKSRRSIRSFLDKPIEEEKLLRVLEAGRLAPSAKNLQEWKFVIVRDKELRKKVASAANNQHFLAEAPVIIVGCATVVNYVMTCGQYAYPIDLTIAMNHMTLQAVEEGLGTCWIGAFKEDEVKKILNIPQEVRIVQLFPLGYPKTIPPPRQRKKLEEIVSYDKWS; from the coding sequence ATGACCGTTTTTGAAGCAATCAAGTCTAGACGTAGTATCCGCAGTTTTCTGGACAAGCCGATCGAGGAAGAAAAATTATTAAGGGTCTTGGAAGCTGGCAGGTTAGCCCCTTCAGCCAAGAATTTGCAGGAATGGAAATTCGTAATCGTCAGGGATAAAGAGTTAAGGAAGAAAGTCGCCTCTGCGGCTAATAATCAGCATTTCCTTGCTGAAGCGCCGGTGATAATCGTTGGTTGTGCAACAGTAGTCAACTACGTGATGACCTGCGGACAGTATGCCTATCCCATCGATCTGACAATTGCAATGAATCATATGACTCTGCAGGCAGTTGAAGAAGGTCTGGGTACCTGCTGGATAGGTGCTTTCAAGGAAGACGAGGTCAAAAAAATCCTCAATATCCCACAGGAGGTTAGAATAGTTCAGCTTTTTCCCCTGGGTTATCCCAAAACCATTCCTCCTCCAAGACAGAGGAAAAAATTAGAGGAAATCGTCAGTTATGATAAATGGAGTTAA
- a CDS encoding YjbH domain-containing protein: MKKVVFITVLSLFLLQGLAFSQKVEQGKVTRIKEWGNVQPRKLIDTPTAGLLPRGSFDFDIRIYPGGGVINTIDIGLMNRFMLGVSYGGAKLISEEKPVWNPRPEIAAKIRVINESYLLPAVALGYDGQGVGLYYDADSLKRYQYKSKGFYAVASKNYLFNEVPIGFHFGMNYSLEGKDQNKSLTLFMGTDVRFNESLGALLEYDLGTNDNKSTALGKGRGYLNLGIQWIFSDRLSLELDLRNVLQNTRNVAQIGREFRIIYVEFF; encoded by the coding sequence ATGAAAAAAGTTGTCTTTATCACAGTTTTATCCTTATTTCTATTGCAGGGTTTGGCTTTTTCTCAGAAAGTGGAGCAGGGGAAGGTGACCCGGATAAAGGAATGGGGGAACGTCCAGCCTCGTAAACTAATCGACACTCCAACAGCAGGACTTCTGCCCAGAGGAAGTTTTGACTTTGACATCAGGATCTACCCGGGAGGAGGGGTGATAAATACCATAGACATCGGGCTGATGAACAGGTTTATGCTCGGAGTATCCTATGGAGGTGCAAAACTCATCAGCGAGGAAAAACCTGTCTGGAACCCGAGACCTGAGATTGCCGCCAAAATCAGGGTGATTAACGAAAGCTATCTTCTACCGGCAGTGGCACTGGGTTACGACGGCCAGGGCGTGGGACTATATTATGATGCCGATTCACTGAAAAGGTATCAGTACAAGTCCAAGGGTTTTTATGCGGTGGCGAGTAAAAACTATCTTTTCAATGAGGTGCCGATCGGGTTTCATTTCGGTATGAACTATAGTCTGGAGGGCAAGGACCAGAACAAGAGCCTTACCCTTTTTATGGGAACCGATGTAAGGTTTAATGAAAGCCTGGGGGCACTTTTAGAATATGATTTAGGCACGAATGACAACAAGTCGACTGCCTTAGGAAAGGGAAGAGGTTATCTCAACTTAGGGATTCAATGGATTTTCTCAGACCGGCTTTCCCTGGAATTGGATTTAAGGAATGTCTTGCAAAATACAAGAAATGTCGCCCAGATCGGGAGAGAATTCCGGATAATTTATGTGGAGTTCTTTTAA